One Flagellimonas sp. CMM7 genomic region harbors:
- the rsmA gene encoding 16S rRNA (adenine(1518)-N(6)/adenine(1519)-N(6))-dimethyltransferase RsmA: MSKKNKKKFGNGKPKKFKNGQEESAVRAKKHLGQHFLIDEDIAKQIADTLSLKNYTNVIEIGPGMGVLTKYLLLRDIDLVAMDLDEESIVYLNHSFRLEHPKVFEKNNRLNIVEADFLKFNLQQLYGEEQFAITGNFPYNISTQIVFKMLEMRQQVPEFSGMFQKEVAQRICEKPGNKSYGILSVLVQAFYEAEYLFTVPPQVFDPPPKVQSGVLRLTRRENLKLPCDEHLFFKIIKASFNQRRKTIRNSLKTFNLSDNLKEDIIFDQRPEQLSVADFIALTQKIANDPV; encoded by the coding sequence GTGTCCAAAAAAAATAAAAAGAAGTTTGGCAATGGTAAGCCAAAGAAATTTAAAAACGGGCAGGAAGAAAGCGCAGTAAGAGCTAAAAAGCATTTAGGGCAGCACTTTCTTATAGATGAAGATATTGCCAAACAAATTGCGGACACACTTTCCCTTAAAAATTACACGAATGTTATAGAGATTGGCCCGGGTATGGGTGTACTTACCAAATACCTACTGCTTAGAGATATAGATTTGGTTGCCATGGACTTAGACGAAGAGTCCATAGTATATCTCAATCATAGTTTTCGTTTAGAACATCCAAAAGTATTTGAAAAAAATAACCGCCTAAATATTGTAGAAGCAGATTTTTTAAAGTTTAATTTACAACAATTATACGGTGAAGAACAATTTGCCATTACTGGTAATTTCCCCTATAACATTTCTACTCAGATAGTTTTTAAAATGCTGGAAATGAGACAACAGGTTCCAGAGTTTTCAGGGATGTTCCAGAAAGAAGTAGCGCAGCGTATTTGTGAAAAACCAGGGAATAAATCCTATGGAATCCTTTCCGTGTTGGTTCAGGCATTTTATGAAGCAGAATATCTGTTCACAGTGCCTCCCCAAGTATTTGATCCGCCTCCAAAAGTACAATCGGGAGTATTGCGTTTAACCAGAAGAGAAAACTTAAAACTTCCTTGCGATGAGCATTTATTTTTCAAAATTATAAAGGCAAGTTTTAACCAAAGACGAAAGACCATTCGCAATAGCCTTAAAACTTTTAACCTATCTGATAATCTAAAAGAAGATATTATCTTTGACCAGCGCCCAGAACAGCTAAGTGTAGCTGATTTTATAGCGTTAACGCAGAAGATAGCCAATGATCCCGTTTAA
- the mgtE gene encoding magnesium transporter, producing MIPFKLTDELIEQIQQLIADKKNANLRLMMKEFHYADIAEIAEELTKDEATYLIKLLDSEKTSDILAEMDEDLRESILKNLSTKEIAGELEELDTDDAADIVSELPKDIVQEVISEIEDREHAKDIVDLLRYDEDTAGGLMAKELVKVKENWNVLTCVKEMRTQAESVTRVHSIYVVDDDDKLKGRLSLKDLLTTSTKTHIKDVYIAKVDYVNVNEKAEEVAKIMSKYDLEAIPVVDEIGRLVGRITIDDIVDVIKEEADKDYQLAAGITQDVEADDSIIELTRARLPWLFLGLIGGIGAFVIMEGFEKVLAQGYAILFLFTPLIAAMAGNVGVQSSAIIVQGLANDDLKGSINKRLVKEMFLATLNGLILAIFLLLFVWLWTKEPQLALAISISLVAVIIVAGLIGTFVPLFLDKRGIDPAIATGPFITTSNDIFGILIYFWIAKLVLGI from the coding sequence ATGATCCCGTTTAAACTCACAGACGAGCTAATAGAACAGATTCAGCAACTGATAGCGGACAAAAAGAACGCTAACCTTAGGTTGATGATGAAGGAGTTCCACTATGCGGATATTGCAGAAATCGCTGAAGAACTCACTAAAGATGAGGCTACCTATCTCATTAAACTTCTAGATAGTGAAAAGACCTCCGATATTCTCGCCGAAATGGACGAGGACTTACGGGAATCCATACTAAAAAACCTTTCTACCAAAGAGATAGCCGGTGAGCTGGAAGAGCTGGATACTGATGATGCTGCAGATATTGTAAGTGAACTTCCAAAAGATATTGTTCAAGAGGTCATTTCAGAAATAGAGGATCGCGAACATGCCAAAGATATTGTAGATCTTTTGCGTTATGATGAAGACACCGCTGGAGGACTTATGGCCAAGGAACTAGTGAAAGTAAAGGAAAACTGGAACGTTCTTACCTGTGTAAAAGAAATGCGCACACAAGCGGAAAGTGTTACTAGGGTGCATTCCATCTATGTGGTAGATGATGATGACAAATTAAAGGGCAGGCTTTCTTTAAAGGATTTATTGACAACCTCCACAAAGACCCATATAAAAGACGTTTACATCGCAAAGGTAGACTACGTAAACGTCAATGAAAAAGCCGAGGAAGTAGCCAAGATTATGTCCAAGTATGATTTGGAGGCCATTCCTGTAGTGGATGAAATAGGTAGATTGGTCGGACGCATTACTATTGATGATATTGTGGATGTAATCAAGGAAGAAGCAGATAAGGATTACCAATTGGCTGCAGGTATTACGCAAGACGTTGAAGCCGATGATAGTATAATTGAGCTTACTAGAGCAAGACTCCCTTGGCTTTTTTTAGGCCTTATAGGAGGTATTGGCGCTTTTGTTATTATGGAAGGGTTTGAAAAAGTTCTTGCCCAAGGCTATGCCATTTTATTTTTGTTTACTCCACTTATCGCAGCTATGGCGGGTAATGTAGGCGTGCAATCCAGCGCAATCATTGTTCAAGGTTTAGCAAACGATGACTTAAAAGGGAGTATTAACAAAAGATTGGTAAAAGAAATGTTTTTAGCCACTTTAAATGGACTCATCCTTGCCATATTCCTATTACTGTTTGTTTGGTTATGGACCAAAGAACCACAATTGGCATTGGCAATTTCCATATCACTTGTCGCTGTAATAATAGTTGCCGGCCTTATAGGTACTTTCGTTCCTCTCTTCCTTGACAAAAGAGGTATTGACCCTGCTATTGCAACCGGGCCATTTATCACTACAAGCAATGACATTTTTGGCATCTTAATTTATTTTTGGATTGCCAAATTGGTTTTAGGAATATAA
- a CDS encoding DUF4286 family protein, protein MLIYNVTINIDESVHDEWLIWMKDKHVPDMLSTGKFSHAKMAKVLVEEDMGGITYSVQYTTKDRQTLELYYKEDAERLRADVPKLFSNKFVAFRTELEIISQQIP, encoded by the coding sequence ATGCTCATATACAATGTTACGATCAACATAGATGAAAGTGTTCATGACGAATGGCTTATATGGATGAAAGACAAACACGTTCCAGATATGCTGTCTACCGGAAAATTTTCACACGCAAAAATGGCCAAGGTCTTGGTTGAAGAAGATATGGGAGGAATTACATATTCCGTTCAATACACAACTAAAGATCGGCAAACTCTAGAACTGTATTACAAGGAAGATGCGGAGCGCCTTAGAGCAGATGTGCCGAAATTATTTTCTAACAAATTTGTGGCATTCAGAACAGAATTGGAAATCATTAGTCAACAGATTCCCTAA
- a CDS encoding 2-hydroxyacid dehydrogenase: MKVLHLDTNHPLLLEQFTQLGFENHEDYTSSKEEVEKKIHLYDGVIIRSRFTLDQQFLDKAINLKFIGRLGAGLENIDTQYAKQKDVFLASAPEGNRNAVGEHTLGMLLSLLNKMTKANREVKKGKWDREGNRGVELDGKTIGIIGYGNMGKAFAQKLKGFDVEIICYDIIGGVGDDNARQVGIMEFQQRSDIVSLHIPETELTTGMVNEEFINAFHKPFWFLNTARGKCVVTKDLVKGLKSEKILGAGLDVLEYEKKSFENMFLQKPKAFKYIRKAKNVLLTPHVAGWTVESKEKLAQTIVDKIKARFC, encoded by the coding sequence ATGAAAGTTCTCCACCTAGACACCAACCATCCATTACTTCTTGAACAATTTACCCAGTTGGGTTTTGAAAATCATGAAGATTACACATCCTCCAAAGAAGAGGTTGAAAAGAAAATTCATTTATACGATGGGGTCATCATCCGAAGCAGGTTCACGTTGGACCAACAATTTTTGGATAAAGCAATAAATCTCAAGTTCATAGGCAGACTTGGGGCAGGTTTGGAAAACATAGACACCCAATATGCCAAACAAAAAGATGTATTTCTGGCTTCCGCTCCGGAAGGGAACCGAAATGCTGTTGGGGAACATACTTTAGGAATGTTGTTGTCCCTATTGAATAAAATGACCAAAGCCAACAGAGAGGTCAAAAAAGGAAAATGGGACCGCGAGGGCAACCGAGGCGTAGAACTGGATGGCAAGACCATTGGTATTATTGGTTATGGAAATATGGGCAAGGCGTTTGCTCAAAAACTTAAAGGGTTTGATGTAGAGATTATTTGTTATGATATCATTGGTGGTGTGGGTGATGACAATGCCAGACAAGTAGGAATTATGGAATTTCAACAAAGGTCAGATATTGTAAGTCTTCATATTCCTGAAACCGAATTGACCACGGGAATGGTCAACGAAGAATTCATTAATGCATTTCACAAACCCTTTTGGTTCTTAAATACGGCGCGTGGTAAATGTGTTGTCACCAAGGATCTGGTCAAAGGTCTTAAATCAGAAAAAATTCTAGGTGCTGGATTGGATGTTCTGGAATATGAGAAGAAATCTTTCGAGAACATGTTCCTTCAAAAACCAAAGGCATTCAAATACATACGAAAAGCCAAGAACGTTTTACTAACACCACATGTGGCAGGATGGACTGTTGAGAGCAAAGAAAAACTGGCACAAACCATTGTAGACAAAATCAAAGCTAGATTTTGCTAA
- a CDS encoding helix-turn-helix transcriptional regulator: MGASKTHMFTLTQNELAQVAKVLAHPARIAILEYISRQENCICNDLVDVIGLSQPTISQHLNEIKKIGLLKGTFEGKNLCYCINEERWGELQNSFNTFFANINYNCC; encoded by the coding sequence ATGGGAGCTTCTAAGACACATATGTTCACCTTAACACAAAACGAGTTGGCACAAGTGGCCAAAGTTTTGGCGCATCCTGCACGTATAGCAATCTTGGAATATATAAGTAGACAAGAAAATTGTATCTGCAATGATTTGGTAGATGTCATTGGACTTTCGCAACCGACCATATCACAACATTTAAACGAAATAAAGAAAATAGGCCTTTTAAAAGGAACCTTTGAAGGCAAAAACCTTTGCTATTGTATCAACGAAGAACGTTGGGGAGAACTACAAAACTCCTTCAATACGTTTTTTGCCAATATTAATTATAATTGCTGTTAA
- a CDS encoding response regulator transcription factor: MKKTVFVFSSLIVALLVLFKLGKYSYTSGNVSLEIVIAVIAIVFFIIGVYINKRTVREEKLSSTVIDYKKIEQLGISKREYEVLIQISNGLSNKEIADRLFVSESTIKTHVSNLLVKLDAKRRTQAVQKAKNLQILAI, translated from the coding sequence GTGAAAAAGACCGTTTTTGTTTTTTCTTCGCTTATCGTGGCATTACTTGTCCTTTTTAAGTTAGGTAAATACTCCTATACTTCTGGCAATGTTTCCCTTGAAATAGTAATAGCTGTCATTGCAATTGTTTTTTTTATAATCGGTGTTTACATCAACAAGAGAACAGTAAGGGAAGAAAAGCTTTCTTCTACAGTCATAGATTATAAAAAGATAGAACAGCTTGGTATAAGTAAGCGTGAATATGAAGTACTAATTCAAATTTCCAATGGCCTGTCCAACAAAGAAATTGCTGATAGGCTTTTTGTTTCTGAAAGCACTATAAAAACACATGTTTCCAACCTATTGGTAAAATTGGATGCCAAGCGTCGTACCCAAGCAGTACAAAAGGCAAAAAACCTTCAAATTCTAGCTATTTAA
- a CDS encoding VOC family protein → MKTRVTGLGGFFFKTKDPDNIKKWYKERLGIPVDQYGWSFWWKDKKGNDCMTQWSPFKDDTTYFQPSEKQFMMNFRVENLVELLKALKSEGVTIVGEIEEFDYGKFGWILDPEGNKIELWQPVDKAFL, encoded by the coding sequence ATGAAAACTAGAGTAACAGGACTGGGAGGGTTTTTCTTTAAAACGAAAGATCCAGATAATATAAAGAAATGGTATAAAGAACGTCTAGGGATTCCCGTAGACCAATATGGTTGGAGTTTTTGGTGGAAAGACAAGAAGGGTAACGATTGCATGACCCAATGGAGTCCATTCAAGGACGATACCACCTATTTTCAACCAAGTGAAAAACAGTTCATGATGAATTTTAGGGTAGAAAACTTGGTAGAACTGTTAAAAGCCCTAAAAAGCGAAGGTGTTACTATTGTTGGTGAGATTGAAGAATTTGATTATGGTAAATTTGGATGGATATTGGATCCAGAAGGCAATAAAATAGAGCTTTGGCAACCTGTTGATAAAGCTTTCTTATAG
- a CDS encoding tetratricopeptide repeat protein, with translation MRYILFLISFLFLFSVQSQEDFLAKQYFNDGDYEKALVFYEKLVQKKPRRTDYSEGLVACYQQLERYEDAEKFLLKKIEDTYAFPTFFIELGYNYTLQNQSEKAVTYYDSAIAKINENPNFGYSVGYRFQKYALLDKAILAYTQAMALKPELNYDFQLARIYGEQGDIEKMYQSYLNLIHEGRTSRSNILRNIDDFISEDPSNANNILLRKVLLKNAQKNPDILWNELLSWLFIQQKQYSSAFSQERAIYKRTDETSLDRIENLGQIALEDKDYENATTIFEYIVDNSNNPVSKLNAELHLIDIELEDASGKKLAAIEKKFQALVEEYGNQSRTLQLQIAYANFLTFKKETPGPAVTILKESLELPLGRIGVAYVKLALGDILVYDQKFNQALIYFTQIQKSLKNDVLGQDARFKVAQTSFYKGDFDWALTQLKVLRGSTSQLIANDAMQLSLLISDNSLEDSTQTALKKYARADLLAYQNKNKQAIEALEDILQNHKGEKIEDEALLKQGQLLEAQKSYESAEFNYKKITEFYADGILADDAHFALGELYRNILTEPEKAKTHYEKIIYNYQDSYYFPKARKHFRRLRGDAIN, from the coding sequence TTGCGATACATCCTATTTCTTATTTCTTTTCTATTTCTGTTTTCGGTTCAGTCACAAGAAGATTTTCTGGCCAAACAGTATTTCAATGATGGTGACTATGAAAAAGCGTTGGTTTTCTACGAAAAGTTGGTCCAAAAAAAACCAAGACGCACGGATTATTCAGAAGGTCTGGTTGCCTGTTATCAACAGTTGGAACGTTATGAAGATGCAGAAAAATTCCTGCTAAAGAAAATAGAAGATACATATGCCTTCCCTACTTTTTTTATAGAACTGGGCTACAATTATACGCTACAAAATCAATCAGAAAAAGCGGTTACCTATTATGATAGTGCTATAGCAAAAATTAATGAAAATCCTAATTTTGGGTATAGTGTAGGCTATCGTTTTCAAAAATACGCACTGTTGGACAAAGCCATTTTGGCCTATACGCAGGCCATGGCACTTAAGCCTGAATTAAACTATGACTTTCAATTGGCTCGAATATATGGGGAACAGGGTGATATTGAAAAAATGTATCAATCCTACTTAAACTTGATCCACGAAGGAAGAACTTCTCGTTCCAATATCCTACGCAACATAGATGATTTTATTTCAGAAGACCCTTCCAATGCCAATAATATCCTATTGAGAAAGGTATTGCTCAAAAATGCCCAGAAAAATCCTGATATACTTTGGAACGAGTTACTTAGTTGGCTCTTTATTCAACAGAAACAATATAGCAGTGCTTTTAGTCAAGAAAGGGCAATATACAAGAGAACAGATGAGACTTCTTTGGACCGTATAGAAAACCTTGGACAGATTGCTTTGGAAGATAAAGATTATGAAAACGCCACTACAATTTTTGAATACATTGTAGATAATAGCAATAATCCCGTATCCAAATTAAATGCTGAGCTTCATTTAATAGACATTGAACTTGAAGATGCTAGCGGAAAAAAACTGGCTGCCATAGAAAAGAAATTTCAAGCATTGGTTGAGGAATATGGAAACCAAAGTAGGACGCTACAACTTCAAATTGCCTATGCCAACTTCCTAACTTTTAAAAAGGAAACACCGGGGCCAGCAGTTACAATATTAAAGGAAAGTCTAGAGCTACCTTTAGGGCGAATTGGAGTTGCCTATGTTAAACTGGCTTTGGGTGACATTTTGGTTTATGACCAAAAATTTAATCAAGCTCTAATTTATTTCACACAGATCCAAAAGAGTTTAAAGAATGATGTTTTAGGTCAAGATGCTCGTTTTAAGGTAGCACAGACCAGTTTTTACAAAGGCGATTTTGATTGGGCACTAACACAACTAAAAGTGCTTAGAGGATCTACCTCACAGCTTATTGCCAATGATGCCATGCAATTAAGTCTTTTAATCTCGGACAACTCTCTGGAAGATTCTACCCAAACGGCTCTTAAAAAATATGCAAGGGCCGACCTTCTTGCATATCAAAATAAAAACAAGCAGGCTATTGAGGCCTTGGAAGATATTTTGCAGAATCATAAAGGCGAGAAAATTGAGGATGAAGCATTGCTTAAACAAGGGCAGCTTTTGGAAGCTCAAAAATCTTATGAGAGCGCAGAATTCAATTATAAAAAAATAACGGAATTTTATGCCGATGGTATTTTGGCAGATGATGCTCATTTTGCATTGGGAGAATTGTACCGAAACATTTTAACCGAACCGGAAAAAGCAAAAACTCATTACGAAAAAATTATATACAATTATCAGGACAGTTATTACTTTCCAAAGGCCAGAAAACATTTTAGAAGACTCCGAGGCGACGCAATAAATTAA
- a CDS encoding GNAT family N-acetyltransferase, with translation MQVRKMKASDWEDVSQIYAQGIATGFATFEQTIPSYEIWDQAHVKQCRLIAEENGEILGWAALSPVSSRCVYGGIGEVSVYIGATSRGKGVGKLLLEQLISESEKAGFWTIQSGIFPENEASIYLHKKVGFRFIGKRERVGKLHGVWKDNLLFEKRSETIGTD, from the coding sequence ATGCAGGTACGCAAAATGAAAGCTTCGGATTGGGAAGATGTCTCCCAAATATATGCTCAAGGTATAGCAACTGGTTTTGCAACCTTTGAACAAACCATTCCCAGTTACGAAATTTGGGATCAAGCGCATGTGAAACAGTGTAGACTGATTGCCGAAGAAAATGGTGAAATTCTAGGTTGGGCCGCTTTATCTCCAGTTTCAAGTAGATGTGTTTATGGTGGCATTGGAGAAGTAAGTGTCTATATTGGAGCGACAAGTAGAGGTAAGGGTGTTGGGAAATTACTTTTGGAACAACTAATATCTGAAAGTGAAAAAGCTGGATTTTGGACTATACAATCTGGGATTTTTCCTGAAAACGAAGCAAGTATATATCTTCATAAAAAAGTTGGATTTCGGTTTATTGGCAAACGGGAACGAGTTGGAAAGCTTCATGGTGTTTGGAAGGACAATTTGTTGTTTGAGAAAAGAAGTGAAACGATAGGAACAGATTAA
- a CDS encoding DUF6428 family protein, protein MNTSEFLSLLKQHQNKSLLFEYTEGKFVGANYHITEIKNIIVDSVDCGAGTDFWKETIVQLWESPKEKDKKEFMSAYKALGILNKVDGIKPMVRDAEIKFEYSNSDFHTAQLFVNDYAMDEQSLILKLSVEKTDCKAKETCGVVDTSEKVVAEAASECAPGGGCC, encoded by the coding sequence ATGAATACATCAGAATTTCTATCCTTACTAAAACAACATCAGAATAAAAGTTTGCTTTTTGAATATACTGAAGGCAAATTTGTTGGAGCTAATTATCATATTACAGAAATCAAAAACATTATTGTTGATTCCGTGGATTGCGGAGCTGGAACAGATTTCTGGAAAGAGACCATTGTACAATTGTGGGAAAGTCCAAAAGAAAAAGACAAAAAAGAGTTTATGTCAGCCTATAAAGCTTTGGGTATTCTTAACAAGGTCGATGGTATTAAGCCCATGGTGAGAGATGCCGAAATCAAGTTTGAGTACAGTAACTCAGACTTTCATACGGCCCAACTTTTTGTAAATGATTATGCAATGGATGAACAATCTCTAATACTAAAACTTTCTGTAGAAAAAACAGATTGTAAAGCCAAAGAAACTTGCGGTGTTGTTGATACTTCAGAAAAAGTTGTAGCAGAAGCCGCAAGTGAGTGTGCACCAGGAGGTGGTTGCTGCTAA
- a CDS encoding arsenate reductase ArsC, producing MKNVLVLCTGNSCRSQMAHGYLNYFQDSLAKVYSAGIETHGLNPGAVSIMKEDGIDITSHTSNHVDEYQGIDWNYIITVCDHAKENCPFIPAKNAERIHHNFFDPSKVTGTEDVKHEAFLKAREEIKEFCHNFVKEELVN from the coding sequence ATGAAAAACGTATTGGTCCTTTGCACAGGAAACTCATGTAGAAGTCAAATGGCACATGGGTATTTAAATTATTTTCAAGACTCTTTAGCAAAAGTTTATAGTGCAGGGATAGAAACACATGGGTTAAACCCAGGAGCCGTATCCATAATGAAAGAAGATGGTATTGATATTACTTCCCATACATCTAACCATGTGGATGAATATCAAGGTATTGATTGGAATTATATCATTACTGTTTGTGACCATGCTAAAGAAAATTGTCCATTTATTCCAGCTAAAAATGCCGAGCGGATCCATCATAACTTTTTTGACCCTTCAAAAGTTACCGGTACTGAGGATGTAAAACATGAGGCATTCCTAAAGGCAAGAGAAGAAATAAAAGAGTTTTGCCACAACTTTGTAAAAGAAGAATTGGTTAACTAA
- a CDS encoding cupin domain-containing protein, producing the protein MKSINIKQKHTKFTKQWHPHQIATVDDMQVILAKIKGEFVWHSHEHEDELFQVVKGTLYMQFRDRTEVVKEGEIIVVPKGVEHNPMTKNDEEVHLLLFEKQNTAHTGTVQHEMTQTEYPKI; encoded by the coding sequence ATGAAATCCATCAATATAAAGCAAAAACATACCAAGTTTACCAAGCAGTGGCATCCACATCAAATAGCTACAGTAGATGATATGCAGGTAATCTTAGCTAAGATTAAAGGGGAATTTGTCTGGCACTCCCATGAGCATGAAGATGAACTCTTTCAGGTAGTTAAAGGCACTCTTTACATGCAGTTTAGAGATAGGACCGAAGTAGTAAAAGAGGGTGAAATTATTGTTGTACCAAAAGGAGTGGAACATAATCCTATGACGAAAAATGACGAGGAAGTACATCTATTGCTTTTTGAAAAACAAAACACAGCTCACACAGGAACTGTACAACATGAAATGACCCAAACTGAGTACCCTAAAATTTAG
- a CDS encoding gamma-glutamylcyclotransferase family protein, translated as MDYLFTYGTLQDPQVQQYIFGRVLKGKTDFLSGFMRLENAVYERYSLVVQTKDLENKVEGKVYEVTALELKKADVYETSAYKRKKVKLESGIEAWLYIENSH; from the coding sequence TTGGATTATCTTTTCACTTATGGCACACTGCAAGATCCGCAGGTACAACAATATATTTTTGGTCGCGTTCTAAAAGGAAAAACAGATTTTTTATCTGGATTCATGCGACTGGAGAATGCGGTTTATGAAAGATATTCTTTAGTAGTGCAAACCAAAGATCTTGAAAATAAGGTTGAAGGAAAAGTCTATGAAGTAACTGCTTTAGAATTAAAAAAGGCCGACGTATATGAAACCAGTGCTTACAAACGCAAAAAAGTAAAATTAGAATCGGGTATTGAGGCCTGGTTGTATATCGAAAATTCACATTAA
- a CDS encoding DUF1801 domain-containing protein, with translation MTIDASTPDEYINKLPEDRKVAVSKLRETVKTNLPTGFQECISYKMIGYVVPHSLYEPGYHCNPKLPLPFINIASQKNFVALYHSGIYADKKLLDWFVGEYPKHVKTKLDMGKSCIRFKKMENIPYELIAELCQKITPKAWIALYEKNIKQ, from the coding sequence ATGACCATAGATGCCAGTACACCAGATGAATACATTAACAAGTTACCGGAAGACCGTAAAGTTGCTGTTTCTAAATTACGAGAAACCGTAAAAACAAATTTACCAACGGGGTTTCAGGAATGCATCAGTTATAAAATGATAGGTTATGTGGTTCCCCATTCTTTATATGAACCTGGCTATCACTGTAATCCAAAACTGCCTTTGCCTTTTATAAACATAGCCTCACAAAAGAACTTTGTAGCATTATATCATTCAGGAATTTATGCAGACAAGAAATTACTGGACTGGTTTGTTGGGGAATATCCAAAACATGTAAAAACCAAATTGGATATGGGCAAGAGTTGTATCCGGTTTAAAAAAATGGAAAACATTCCTTATGAACTTATAGCAGAACTATGTCAAAAAATTACTCCAAAAGCGTGGATTGCGCTATACGAGAAAAACATAAAACAGTAA
- a CDS encoding TM2 domain-containing protein, whose amino-acid sequence MSEENKDLGDKAEDAFDKAKEAAKDAAEDTKEAAGDFADEAKKTANEFAEGIKGAGGENKKILTGVLAIILGSLGVHKFMLGYNKEGFILLGVSIVAYVLSCVGIGLLFVWIPSVIGLVEGIIYLTKSDDEFYNTYQVGKKPWF is encoded by the coding sequence ATGTCTGAAGAAAACAAAGACTTAGGGGATAAGGCAGAAGATGCCTTTGACAAAGCCAAAGAAGCTGCAAAGGATGCTGCCGAAGATACCAAAGAAGCAGCAGGAGATTTTGCTGACGAAGCCAAAAAAACTGCCAATGAATTTGCCGAAGGCATTAAAGGTGCAGGTGGTGAGAACAAAAAAATATTAACCGGAGTTCTGGCCATTATTTTAGGTTCTCTCGGAGTACACAAATTTATGCTTGGATACAACAAGGAAGGTTTTATTTTACTTGGAGTCTCCATAGTGGCATATGTGCTTTCATGTGTTGGAATAGGGTTACTATTTGTTTGGATTCCTAGTGTAATAGGATTGGTAGAGGGTATCATCTACCTTACCAAATCAGATGATGAGTTTTACAATACATACCAGGTTGGAAAAAAGCCTTGGTTCTAA
- a CDS encoding DUF4199 domain-containing protein: MKKTVARFGLYGAITISILFLASWFLLNDLSYSIQEVLGYVSMILSLGFVYLGIKHFRDKENQGKVSFKEALIIGILISLITAIAFGFLDIFYTEVLNPDFATQYYDTAVEKMRTSLPADELEVKLAELESQREMFSNPLFSFALMAMTVFIIGFMITLISALLLQRK, encoded by the coding sequence ATGAAAAAAACCGTAGCAAGATTCGGACTTTATGGTGCTATCACTATTTCTATTCTTTTTTTAGCAAGCTGGTTCCTATTAAATGATTTGTCATATTCCATCCAAGAAGTACTGGGTTATGTATCCATGATTTTATCCTTGGGGTTTGTCTATTTGGGTATTAAGCATTTCAGAGACAAAGAGAATCAAGGCAAGGTAAGTTTTAAAGAAGCTTTGATTATAGGTATACTCATTAGCCTTATTACGGCCATAGCTTTTGGATTTCTTGATATTTTTTATACCGAAGTCCTCAATCCCGATTTTGCAACCCAATATTATGATACAGCTGTTGAAAAAATGAGGACTTCATTACCTGCGGACGAATTGGAAGTAAAACTGGCCGAATTGGAATCACAAAGAGAAATGTTTTCTAACCCACTTTTTTCCTTTGCCCTAATGGCAATGACCGTTTTTATAATCGGATTTATGATTACTTTAATTTCAGCTTTGCTATTGCAACGAAAATAA